The Pseudomonas sp. G2-4 genome window below encodes:
- a CDS encoding acyl-CoA dehydrogenase: MPWQTLIERGERLPAHPDMAEGYATLLQRLGPVTPFELAVAGARLMATPGLAFLVGYQAALRVLWPSAPQSLGALCATEQRSLRPADMQTRLSDLRLSGRKDFVTAGDAAEWLLIAARSEAPGETPRLNLAVVYPGEPGVTLEKLPAIALMPDVSHGRVLLDDALCELLAGDGWDAYVKPFRTLEDLYVLSAMTAWLYGVGQECTWPQALQLRLLALLAGCAEVSRHNPSSAAGHVLLGGLFAQFDGLDGELSSALAAGPASWREMWTRDKAVMEMAAGARAKRLAKALG, encoded by the coding sequence ATGCCCTGGCAAACCCTGATCGAACGTGGCGAGCGCCTGCCTGCCCATCCGGACATGGCCGAAGGTTATGCGACCTTGCTGCAACGTCTGGGGCCGGTCACACCCTTCGAACTGGCGGTGGCCGGGGCACGGTTGATGGCCACGCCGGGGCTGGCTTTCCTGGTGGGGTATCAGGCGGCGTTGCGGGTGCTTTGGCCGAGCGCACCGCAGAGCCTTGGCGCCTTGTGTGCCACCGAACAGCGCAGCCTGCGCCCGGCGGATATGCAAACCCGCCTCAGCGATTTACGCCTGAGCGGACGCAAGGATTTCGTTACCGCGGGCGATGCTGCCGAATGGTTGCTGATCGCCGCTCGCAGCGAAGCACCCGGTGAAACGCCGCGACTGAACCTGGCGGTGGTCTATCCCGGCGAGCCCGGCGTGACCCTGGAAAAACTCCCGGCAATTGCCTTGATGCCAGACGTCAGCCATGGCCGCGTCCTGCTCGACGACGCGCTGTGCGAGTTGCTGGCGGGTGACGGTTGGGATGCGTACGTCAAACCGTTCCGCACCCTGGAGGATCTTTATGTGCTCAGTGCCATGACCGCCTGGCTATATGGCGTAGGGCAGGAGTGCACCTGGCCCCAGGCGTTGCAGTTGCGCCTGCTGGCGTTGTTGGCCGGTTGCGCGGAGGTGAGCCGCCACAACCCGTCCAGCGCGGCCGGGCATGTGCTGCTGGGCGGGTTGTTCGCGCAGTTCGACGGGCTCGACGGCGAACTGAGCAGTGCGTTGGCCGCCGGGCCTGCCTCGTGGCGCGAGATGTGGACGCGGGATAAAGCAGTGATGGAAATGGCTGCGGGCGCGCGGGCCAAGCGGTTGGCCAAGGCGTTGGGTTAG
- a CDS encoding serine hydrolase: protein MFKGWFLIPLLLLTLGVRAEDWPSEQWLTGPPPSGPGIEALERYAFPPRDDATRQGIRTDALLVIQDGRLVYERYAGPTTADTPHLTWSISKSLMATVFGVAYGEKLFDLQDPVARYYPALGKHPGMTLADLFHWASGLDWQEDYEYAPLNSSVVAMLYTRGRRDMAGFTAQHESFSPPGQVFRYSSGDSNLLAAALKNIVGPQRYPDYPWTALFEPLGIRHATWETDASGTFVGSSYAYLTARDLARVGLLMLRDGRWGERQLIPRDWVAFNREPFARFQAGQDEAVPGGHWWLNRAADPAIRPWADAPPDTFVALGHWGQALYIIPSARLVIVRYGDDRDGSYRHNELLKRAMAAFAGAVQP from the coding sequence ATGTTCAAAGGCTGGTTCCTGATACCGCTCCTCTTGCTCACCCTGGGCGTCCGCGCCGAAGATTGGCCCAGCGAGCAGTGGCTAACCGGCCCGCCCCCCAGCGGCCCTGGCATCGAAGCCCTGGAGCGATACGCCTTCCCACCCCGAGACGACGCCACCCGCCAAGGCATCCGCACCGACGCGCTGCTGGTGATCCAGGACGGTCGACTGGTCTATGAACGCTACGCTGGGCCGACCACCGCCGATACCCCGCACTTGACCTGGTCCATCAGCAAAAGCCTGATGGCGACGGTGTTCGGCGTGGCCTACGGTGAAAAACTGTTTGACCTGCAAGACCCGGTCGCCCGGTACTACCCGGCGCTGGGCAAGCACCCGGGTATGACCCTGGCCGATCTTTTTCACTGGGCCTCGGGCCTGGATTGGCAGGAAGATTACGAATACGCACCGCTCAACTCCTCGGTGGTGGCGATGCTGTATACCCGGGGGCGCCGCGACATGGCGGGGTTCACCGCGCAGCATGAAAGTTTCAGCCCGCCGGGACAGGTGTTCCGTTATTCCAGCGGCGACAGCAACCTGCTGGCGGCCGCACTGAAAAACATCGTCGGCCCGCAGCGCTATCCCGATTACCCCTGGACGGCCTTGTTCGAACCGCTGGGCATCCGTCACGCCACTTGGGAAACCGACGCCAGCGGCACATTCGTCGGCTCATCCTATGCCTACCTCACGGCGCGGGACCTGGCGCGTGTCGGGCTGTTGATGCTGCGGGACGGTCGCTGGGGCGAACGGCAATTGATCCCCAGGGATTGGGTCGCGTTCAACCGCGAGCCTTTCGCCCGATTCCAGGCCGGCCAGGACGAAGCCGTGCCCGGCGGCCATTGGTGGCTCAACCGCGCCGCCGACCCGGCGATCCGCCCTTGGGCCGACGCGCCGCCGGATACCTTCGTCGCGCTGGGTCACTGGGGCCAGGCGTTGTACATCATCCCCAGCGCCCGGCTGGTGATCGTGCGCTACGGCGATGACCGCGACGGCAGCTATCGCCACAACGAACTGCTCAAACGAGCCATGGCGGCGTTCGCCGGGGCGGTGCAGCCATGA
- a CDS encoding amidase, which yields MSRKWLFTLMSALLVALLGWLWLERVALRAFPDIISAYTAKEYCSCRYVMEQPADYCRGYVKQSVPISDFLDTPEAKRITVSGLGRSHSARWLGARQGCRLEP from the coding sequence ATGAGCCGCAAGTGGCTGTTCACGCTGATGTCGGCGCTGCTCGTTGCCCTGTTGGGCTGGCTCTGGCTCGAGCGGGTGGCGCTGCGGGCCTTTCCCGACATCATCAGTGCCTATACCGCCAAGGAGTATTGCTCGTGCCGCTACGTGATGGAGCAACCGGCGGACTACTGCCGTGGCTATGTGAAACAGTCGGTGCCCATCAGCGACTTTCTCGACACCCCTGAAGCGAAACGCATCACCGTCAGCGGGTTGGGGCGTAGTCACAGTGCGCGTTGGCTGGGGGCGCGGCAGGGGTGTCGGTTGGAGCCTTGA
- a CDS encoding YceI family protein: MFKRSFSHAVASLLLACAALPAQADWYLDGESSRLSFISSKNGNVSEVQRFLVLHGQVQPEGLARLEVELESINSGIPLRDERMRTELFEIKQFADATVTAQLDLAPIQDLANGAQLELRLPLTVNLHGKQHEYNVEMLATRLDERRFQVVTLEPVVLNAADFDLAPGLEKLRNMAGLSAISLSVPVNAVLIFTAR; this comes from the coding sequence ATGTTCAAGCGGTCTTTCTCCCACGCTGTCGCGAGCTTATTGCTGGCCTGCGCCGCATTGCCGGCCCAGGCCGATTGGTACCTGGACGGCGAATCGTCGCGGCTGTCGTTTATCAGCAGCAAAAACGGCAATGTTTCCGAGGTCCAGCGTTTCCTGGTGCTTCACGGGCAAGTCCAGCCCGAGGGGCTGGCACGCCTGGAAGTGGAGCTGGAATCCATCAACAGTGGCATCCCCCTGCGGGACGAGCGCATGCGCACTGAGCTGTTCGAGATCAAGCAATTTGCCGACGCCACCGTCACCGCGCAGCTCGACCTGGCGCCGATCCAGGACCTGGCCAACGGCGCGCAGTTGGAATTGCGCTTGCCGCTGACAGTGAACCTGCACGGCAAGCAGCATGAGTACAACGTCGAAATGCTGGCGACGCGCCTGGATGAACGACGCTTCCAAGTGGTGACCCTGGAGCCGGTGGTGCTCAACGCGGCGGATTTCGACCTGGCGCCGGGCCTGGAAAAACTGCGAAACATGGCCGGGTTGTCGGCCATCAGTCTGTCGGTGCCGGTGAATGCGGTGCTGATTTTTACGGCGCGCTGA
- a CDS encoding phosphatidylserine/phosphatidylglycerophosphate/cardiolipin synthase family protein, producing the protein MSGPVFPWREGNRFELLIDGPQFFPRMLVEIARAQEQVELELYLVESGACAEAMIQALVQAAERGVRVRCLFDDYGSLAFTLGLRNRLTAAGVELRFYNRLSWRRWVRNLYRDHRKLLLVDQRLAVVGGTGVTDEFWNPLDDHCEWHEVMVEIVGPLVLDWQLLFDRQWLANRHRRAWKPAANFGLPRLPRVPPMGEGMGRVAYADARQHRDILQSLSRALNSGQKRIWMATPYFLPTWNVRRSLRKAAARGIDVRLLLTGPRTDHPSVRYAGHRYYPRLLKAGVKIFEYQPCFLHLKMVLVDDWVSIGSCNFDHWNLRFNLEANLEALDPALSAAVAASFERDFAQSLQVSLDAWQRRPLWKRVKQRLWGWVDRLVVNLLDRRG; encoded by the coding sequence ATGAGCGGCCCGGTATTTCCCTGGCGCGAAGGCAATCGCTTCGAGCTGTTGATCGACGGTCCGCAGTTCTTCCCGCGCATGCTGGTGGAAATCGCCCGCGCCCAGGAACAGGTCGAACTGGAGCTGTATCTGGTGGAGTCGGGGGCCTGCGCCGAGGCAATGATCCAGGCCCTGGTGCAGGCCGCCGAGCGCGGCGTGCGGGTGCGCTGCCTGTTCGATGACTACGGCAGCCTGGCGTTTACCCTGGGCCTGCGCAACCGCCTGACCGCGGCCGGCGTGGAGTTGCGCTTCTACAATCGCTTGAGCTGGCGCCGTTGGGTGCGCAATCTCTACCGGGATCACCGCAAGTTGTTGTTGGTGGATCAGCGTCTGGCGGTGGTCGGCGGCACCGGAGTGACCGATGAATTCTGGAACCCCCTCGATGACCACTGTGAGTGGCACGAAGTGATGGTGGAAATCGTCGGTCCGCTGGTGCTCGACTGGCAGTTGCTGTTCGATCGCCAATGGCTCGCCAACCGTCATCGACGTGCGTGGAAGCCGGCGGCCAACTTTGGTTTGCCGCGCTTGCCCCGTGTTCCACCGATGGGCGAGGGCATGGGCCGGGTGGCGTATGCCGACGCCCGCCAGCATCGCGACATCCTGCAATCACTGTCCCGTGCGTTGAACAGTGGCCAGAAGCGGATCTGGATGGCGACGCCGTATTTCCTGCCGACCTGGAACGTGCGCCGTTCCCTGCGCAAGGCTGCGGCCCGGGGCATCGATGTGCGCCTGTTGCTGACCGGCCCGCGCACCGACCATCCGTCCGTGCGCTACGCCGGGCACCGTTACTACCCAAGGCTGCTCAAGGCTGGGGTGAAAATATTCGAATACCAACCCTGCTTCCTGCACCTGAAGATGGTGCTGGTGGACGATTGGGTCAGCATTGGTTCATGCAATTTCGATCACTGGAACCTGCGTTTCAACCTGGAGGCGAACCTCGAAGCCCTCGACCCGGCCCTCAGTGCGGCGGTAGCGGCGAGTTTCGAGCGGGACTTCGCCCAGAGCCTGCAAGTCAGCCTCGACGCCTGGCAGCGTCGGCCGTTGTGGAAGCGGGTCAAGCAGCGGTTGTGGGGATGGGTGGATCGTCTGGTGGTGAATCTGTTGGATCGACGGGGTTAG